Proteins encoded together in one Micromonospora kangleipakensis window:
- a CDS encoding helix-turn-helix domain-containing protein, producing the protein MLLRLAYLGVTNALALLRLLPRSDRDKDVEILALRHQITVLERQLGKTRLRFSPSDRAFLAALLHRLPLDVLHRLRLLVRPDTVLRWHRDLLARRHAAKSRPKRPGRPRTVRSIRALVLRLARENPSWGYRRIHGELLVLGIKVAASTATNGGDLHNERGDPANADRAQSGDLGPPREPVAKHRAAGRSECDRQRRPHHPRLCPAVRGGQRDDQAEHDACHQIGRARHPATPPLHGILHCCLLRGKGLTGRRATDQPR; encoded by the coding sequence GTGCTGCTTCGACTGGCCTATCTCGGTGTGACGAACGCGTTGGCCTTACTGCGACTGCTTCCGAGGAGCGACCGGGACAAGGACGTGGAGATCCTGGCGCTGCGCCACCAGATCACGGTCCTGGAGCGACAGCTGGGCAAGACCCGGCTGCGGTTCTCCCCCAGCGACCGGGCGTTCCTGGCCGCCCTGCTGCACCGGCTCCCGCTGGACGTGCTCCATCGGCTCAGGCTGCTGGTGCGCCCGGACACGGTGCTGCGCTGGCACCGCGACCTCCTCGCGCGCCGCCACGCCGCCAAGTCCCGGCCAAAACGGCCGGGCCGGCCGCGCACCGTCCGCTCCATCCGCGCCCTGGTGCTGCGCCTGGCCCGGGAGAACCCCAGCTGGGGTTACCGCCGCATCCACGGCGAACTGCTCGTCCTGGGGATCAAGGTCGCCGCCTCCACCGCCACCAACGGCGGCGACCTGCACAACGAACGCGGCGACCCGGCCAATGCGGATAGGGCCCAGTCCGGCGATCTCGGGCCACCGCGCGAGCCCGTAGCCAAACACCGCGCCGCTGGTCGCAGCGAGTGCGATCGCCAGCGACGCCCACACCACCCACGGCTGTGTCCCGCGGTGCGGGGAGGCCAACGAGACGACCAAGCCGAACACGACGCCTGCCATCAGATAGGCCGCGCGCGCCACCCGGCCACGCCACCACTCCACGGCATCCTGCACTGCTGCCTCCTTCGAGGTAAGGGGCTGACGGGCCGGCGGGCCACGGACCAGCCCCGGTAG
- a CDS encoding LacI family DNA-binding transcriptional regulator: MPNPTLRDVAEAAGVHAATASRALNPETRRLVNAETARRVLKAAESLGYQPNPIARSLKTAKSRTIGLVIPDLTNPLFPPIVRGIEDVLGPAGYSALIVNTDNDPAREEALVASLRSRQVEGFIIATARLDHPLLQELHQQGVQMVLVNRRSENVDVPCVTPDDAAGIAMAVKHLAGLGHTRIAHLAGPTSTSTGVARANAFRTARHEHGLDDDPSLIVACEYWTEDAGARALRHLLDSGADPSAIVAGNDLIALGCYDVFAERRISCPRDISVVGFNDMPFLDKLRPPLTTIAVPHHQVGVEAAHMLLELFEDSARPSRSVLLPLSLVVRGSTARPSRR; this comes from the coding sequence GTGCCCAACCCCACCCTCCGCGACGTCGCCGAAGCTGCGGGGGTTCACGCCGCCACCGCTTCCCGAGCCCTGAACCCCGAGACGCGGCGACTGGTGAACGCGGAGACGGCCCGGCGGGTGCTGAAGGCGGCTGAGTCGCTCGGATACCAACCGAACCCGATCGCACGCAGCCTGAAGACCGCAAAGTCGCGAACGATCGGGCTCGTTATCCCGGACCTGACCAACCCGCTGTTCCCCCCGATCGTCCGCGGCATCGAGGACGTCCTCGGACCTGCCGGCTACAGCGCCCTGATCGTCAACACCGACAACGACCCGGCCCGGGAGGAGGCCCTCGTGGCCTCACTCCGGTCGCGGCAGGTCGAAGGGTTCATCATCGCCACGGCCCGCCTCGACCACCCCCTGCTGCAGGAGCTGCACCAGCAGGGCGTCCAGATGGTGCTGGTCAACCGCCGCTCCGAGAACGTCGACGTTCCCTGCGTCACCCCCGACGATGCGGCGGGGATCGCCATGGCCGTCAAGCACCTCGCCGGGCTCGGGCACACCCGGATCGCACACCTGGCCGGCCCGACCAGCACCTCCACGGGTGTCGCCCGCGCAAACGCGTTCCGCACAGCCCGACACGAGCACGGTCTCGATGACGACCCATCGCTGATCGTCGCCTGCGAGTACTGGACGGAGGACGCGGGCGCGCGGGCCCTGCGGCACCTCCTGGACTCCGGAGCGGACCCGAGCGCGATCGTCGCCGGCAACGACCTGATCGCCCTCGGGTGCTACGACGTCTTCGCCGAACGAAGGATCTCCTGTCCTCGAGATATCAGCGTGGTCGGCTTCAACGACATGCCCTTCCTGGACAAGCTGCGTCCGCCCTTGACGACGATCGCGGTTCCGCACCACCAGGTCGGGGTGGAGGCGGCCCACATGCTGCTGGAGCTGTTCGAGGACTCCGCCCGCCCCTCGCGGTCGGTTCTCCTCCCCCTGTCGCTCGTCGTGCGCGGCTCCACGGCACGCCCGTCCCGCAGGTGA
- a CDS encoding MFS transporter: MSGMASRGWSSPIRLLQYTAFATTLDRFAMPPMLLAIAVDLDVPLSRAVQAAGAYFVAYGLMQPVWGLVSDRLGLVRTLRITLILSALTTAASALAGSVLALAVFRCLAGGFFGAAFPAALIYIGDTVPAPERQNQITRLMVGVALGTAMASTLAGLLAHVATWRLAFLITGGSALLLAGGLGRLAEPAVTRTHRTVVAPLVQAMRSRVTVLVLLLAFIEGAVLLGALTLLPPAVEATGVSSSVAGSVTAGYGVAVVVSARLVGRLSRDLHPSRLIGLGGAAALVGCIVMAVSQAPAVALLVALLLGLAWAAMHSSLQTWATEVLPGARATVVSLFAGSLFIGSAVAAVVVSGLAQDDRYREIFLLAAATSVPLALLAVWGRATWRRSEEEPA, from the coding sequence ATGAGCGGCATGGCCTCCCGGGGCTGGTCCTCGCCGATCCGGCTGCTGCAGTACACCGCGTTCGCCACCACGCTGGACCGCTTTGCCATGCCCCCGATGCTGCTCGCCATCGCGGTCGACCTCGACGTGCCCCTGTCCCGCGCCGTCCAGGCGGCGGGCGCCTACTTCGTGGCGTACGGCCTCATGCAACCGGTCTGGGGGCTCGTGTCGGACCGGCTGGGGCTCGTCCGGACGTTGCGCATCACGCTCATCCTGTCGGCGCTCACCACCGCAGCCTCGGCACTCGCCGGTTCGGTGCTCGCGTTGGCGGTCTTCCGCTGCCTGGCCGGCGGCTTCTTCGGAGCGGCCTTTCCCGCCGCGCTGATCTACATCGGCGATACGGTCCCCGCACCAGAACGACAGAACCAGATCACCCGGCTCATGGTCGGGGTCGCGCTCGGTACAGCGATGGCGTCCACACTGGCTGGCCTCCTGGCGCACGTGGCAACGTGGCGTCTGGCCTTCCTCATCACCGGGGGCTCCGCGCTGCTGCTGGCCGGCGGCCTGGGGCGCCTCGCCGAACCGGCGGTAACCCGCACGCACCGGACCGTGGTCGCACCGCTCGTGCAGGCGATGCGGTCGCGGGTGACCGTGCTGGTCCTCCTGCTGGCCTTCATCGAGGGTGCAGTCCTGCTCGGCGCGCTCACCCTGCTGCCGCCGGCGGTGGAGGCAACGGGGGTGAGCTCCTCGGTGGCCGGCAGCGTCACCGCCGGCTACGGCGTCGCCGTCGTCGTGTCCGCGCGCCTCGTAGGGCGTCTCTCCAGGGACCTGCATCCCTCTCGGCTGATCGGTCTGGGCGGCGCCGCGGCCCTCGTGGGCTGCATCGTCATGGCGGTGTCCCAGGCGCCGGCGGTGGCCCTGCTGGTCGCGCTCCTGCTCGGCCTTGCCTGGGCCGCCATGCACTCCTCCTTGCAGACATGGGCGACGGAGGTGCTGCCGGGAGCCCGGGCGACGGTCGTGTCCCTCTTCGCCGGGTCACTGTTCATCGGCAGCGCCGTCGCCGCCGTCGTGGTCTCCGGCCTCGCCCAGGACGACCGCTACCGAGAGATCTTCCTGCTCGCTGCTGCCACAAGCGTCCCGCTCGCGCTGCTCGCGGTGTGGGGCCGCGCGACGTGGCGCCGGTCGGAGGAGGAACCGGCGTGA
- a CDS encoding ABC transporter substrate-binding protein, translating into MELVVGSFTPSVLLAVARRTGRLEEQSLEVAEVAVPSSPAQFRSLIAGEIDVALTSPDNVVAYRFSLENPLGVKADARIVSAVDRGLGLGLYGRRGLAPEQLRGARVGVDVSTSGFALAMYALAESLGVGRDEYDLLTLGSTPRRLEALLAGECDATMLNAGNELLAEAAGAVTLARVSDVCSPYLGTVVSVVGERFLEPARRFGDALRETARDICHGTAETAAVEEAASVLGLAGDLARRYVARLQSSSEGLVLDTAVDLAALTTVVDLRRRYLPTWRDGRDVLAEALAPESGLVSYVSSKP; encoded by the coding sequence GTGGAACTGGTTGTCGGATCCTTCACCCCGTCGGTCCTGCTCGCCGTGGCGCGGCGCACCGGGCGGCTGGAGGAACAGAGTCTCGAGGTGGCGGAGGTGGCAGTGCCGTCCTCCCCCGCGCAGTTCCGCTCCCTGATCGCGGGCGAGATCGACGTCGCGCTCACCAGCCCTGACAACGTGGTGGCGTACCGGTTCAGCCTGGAGAACCCGTTGGGGGTCAAGGCCGACGCCCGCATCGTCAGCGCCGTGGACCGCGGCCTGGGGCTGGGGCTCTACGGCAGGCGGGGTCTTGCGCCCGAGCAGCTTCGAGGTGCTCGGGTGGGTGTCGACGTATCGACCTCTGGTTTCGCCCTCGCGATGTATGCGCTCGCCGAGTCGCTGGGCGTCGGGAGGGACGAGTACGATCTCCTGACCCTCGGCTCGACGCCCAGGCGACTCGAAGCCCTGCTGGCCGGTGAGTGTGACGCGACGATGCTCAACGCGGGCAACGAGCTGCTGGCTGAAGCAGCGGGAGCGGTCACCCTTGCCCGGGTGAGCGATGTGTGCTCGCCCTACCTCGGCACGGTCGTCAGTGTTGTGGGCGAGCGCTTCCTCGAGCCGGCGCGTCGCTTCGGTGACGCCCTGAGGGAAACGGCTCGCGACATCTGTCACGGAACAGCAGAGACAGCGGCCGTGGAGGAGGCCGCGTCGGTGCTCGGCCTTGCCGGGGACCTGGCCCGGCGCTACGTGGCACGCCTGCAGAGCAGCAGCGAGGGCCTGGTCCTCGACACGGCGGTCGACCTGGCGGCACTCACGACCGTCGTGGACCTGCGCCGACGCTACCTCCCGACCTGGAGGGACGGTCGGGACGTGCTCGCCGAGGCATTGGCTCCCGAGTCGGGTCTGGTGTCGTACGTCTCCTCGAAGCCGTGA
- a CDS encoding alpha/beta hydrolase family protein — translation MADTDARVASAIAHWAPRFTTNGVTVWDFQRITASVNRWEDWCRAWSEVGAEHERLGRDALAQDRLLSAGQHLTQAAVYYHFGKFVFVEDLEQMRRAHERAVRCYRDALPHLRRPGRRVEFPFEGASLVGVLRLPEGEGPHPVVLMIPGLDSTKEELHSTAETFLDRGLATFSVDGPGQGEAEYDLPIRGDWTAPAEALFSVLLEMPEVDSDRIAVWGVSLGGYYAPRIAAALGDRLKACVALAGPFNFGECWEGLPEVTRKTFEVRSRARDEAQARGIALTLSLEKSASEITVPLLIVFGRQDRLIPWHHAERLRREAGGEVELVMLENGNHGCANVAPWHRPYTADWLARKLGAAGSAHPRSSA, via the coding sequence GTGGCAGACACGGACGCAAGGGTGGCCTCGGCCATCGCCCACTGGGCCCCCCGCTTCACCACCAACGGAGTCACCGTCTGGGACTTTCAGCGGATCACCGCAAGCGTCAACCGCTGGGAGGACTGGTGCCGGGCATGGTCCGAGGTGGGTGCGGAGCACGAGCGCCTCGGTCGGGACGCCCTCGCGCAGGACCGGCTTCTCTCCGCCGGACAGCACCTGACCCAGGCGGCCGTCTACTACCACTTCGGCAAGTTCGTCTTCGTGGAAGACCTCGAGCAGATGCGCCGGGCCCATGAGCGGGCGGTTCGCTGCTACCGCGACGCGCTGCCTCACCTGCGACGACCTGGCCGGCGGGTGGAGTTCCCGTTCGAGGGAGCCAGCCTGGTCGGCGTGCTCCGGCTACCTGAGGGTGAGGGCCCCCACCCGGTCGTGCTCATGATCCCCGGCCTGGACTCGACCAAGGAGGAGCTGCACAGCACGGCGGAGACGTTCCTCGACCGTGGCCTGGCCACCTTCAGCGTCGACGGCCCCGGGCAGGGCGAGGCGGAGTACGACCTGCCGATCAGGGGCGACTGGACTGCGCCCGCCGAGGCGCTTTTCTCGGTTCTCCTTGAGATGCCTGAGGTGGACAGCGACCGGATCGCCGTGTGGGGGGTGAGCCTGGGCGGTTACTACGCACCACGGATCGCTGCCGCCCTCGGGGACCGGCTGAAGGCTTGCGTCGCCCTCGCCGGCCCGTTCAACTTCGGGGAGTGCTGGGAGGGCCTCCCCGAGGTCACCCGCAAGACGTTCGAGGTCCGCTCGCGGGCACGCGACGAGGCGCAGGCGCGGGGGATCGCCCTCACCCTGTCGCTGGAGAAGTCCGCGTCCGAGATCACCGTCCCGCTGCTGATCGTCTTCGGCCGGCAGGACCGGCTGATTCCGTGGCACCACGCCGAGCGATTGCGGCGTGAGGCGGGTGGAGAGGTGGAGCTGGTCATGCTCGAAAACGGCAACCACGGCTGCGCGAACGTCGCCCCCTGGCACCGGCCCTACACCGCCGACTGGCTCGCGCGGAAGCTCGGGGCAGCCGGGTCCGCACACCCCAGATCTTCGGCTTGA
- a CDS encoding NAD(P)-dependent oxidoreductase, whose protein sequence is MTSNSDSTDLTVGWIGTGRMGFAMARRLGKGGVDLAAWNRTRAKAEPLAEVGSTVVDSIAELRDRDVVFTMVSTPSDLEQVLLGEGGLLEDRDHVPGVVVDCSTVSTESSERMREACTERGVAFLAAPVSGNGKVVKAGGLSLVVSGPEETYHLVAPLLAHLGKSVTYVGQGDVARLVKICHNLFLGVVTQSLVEITVLAEKGGVSRAAFLDFLNNSVMGSVFSRYKTPAFVNLDYTPTFTPTLLRKDFDLGLAAARQLDVPMPVAAATAQLVQATVSSGRIDEDFAILLDQQAAASGLVLKPEDVVVDDGLSAADEVN, encoded by the coding sequence ATGACAAGCAACAGTGACTCCACCGATCTGACGGTGGGTTGGATCGGGACCGGCCGGATGGGCTTCGCCATGGCCCGCCGTCTCGGCAAGGGGGGCGTGGATCTCGCCGCCTGGAACCGCACCCGGGCCAAGGCCGAACCCCTAGCCGAGGTCGGCAGCACCGTGGTGGACTCGATCGCCGAGCTGCGGGACCGCGACGTTGTGTTCACGATGGTCTCCACCCCGTCCGACCTGGAGCAGGTGCTCCTCGGCGAGGGTGGCCTGCTTGAGGACCGCGACCACGTCCCCGGCGTCGTCGTGGACTGCTCCACCGTCTCGACCGAGTCGTCGGAGCGGATGCGGGAGGCCTGCACGGAACGCGGTGTGGCCTTCCTCGCCGCGCCGGTGAGCGGCAACGGCAAGGTGGTCAAGGCCGGCGGGCTCAGCCTGGTCGTCTCCGGGCCCGAGGAGACCTACCACCTCGTCGCTCCACTGCTGGCGCACCTGGGCAAGTCGGTCACGTATGTCGGTCAGGGTGATGTCGCGCGGCTGGTCAAGATCTGCCACAACCTGTTCCTGGGCGTGGTGACCCAGTCGCTGGTCGAGATCACCGTCCTGGCCGAGAAGGGCGGCGTCTCCCGGGCGGCCTTCCTCGACTTCCTGAACAACAGCGTGATGGGCTCGGTGTTCTCCCGGTACAAGACGCCGGCGTTCGTGAACCTCGACTACACCCCCACCTTCACGCCGACCCTGCTGCGGAAGGATTTCGACCTCGGTCTTGCCGCGGCTCGTCAGCTCGACGTACCCATGCCGGTCGCCGCAGCCACCGCCCAGCTGGTGCAGGCCACGGTGAGCAGCGGCCGCATCGACGAGGACTTCGCGATCCTCCTCGACCAGCAGGCGGCGGCCTCGGGCCTCGTGCTCAAGCCGGAGGACGTCGTCGTCGACGACGGGCTGAGCGCAGCGGACGAGGTGAACTAG
- a CDS encoding M24 family metallopeptidase, translating to MGPSAPAAAPMAAPGHMGVDYEQRVDFDRLRKYRLSRAKASLEASECGAFLLFDFYNIRYTTQTWIGGALGDKMTRYALLTRDGEPILWDFGSAARHHRLYSPWLEPTNCHAGMLGLRGAIAPTAGLMEQAVRQIKGLLEDAGVADAPVGVDIVEPPFLFEMQRQGLTVVDAQQLMLDARQIKSPDEIMLLTQAAAMVDGVYQDIVEVLKPGIRENEIVALANKRLYEMGSDQVEAINAVSGERCNPHPHNFSDRLIRPGDQAFFDIIHSFNGYRTCYYRTFSVGSATPSQRDAYTKAREWMDASINMIKPGVGTDEVAAVWPKAEEFGFENEMAAFGLQFGHGLGLGLHERPIISRLNSMKEPIELQPGMVFALETYCPASDGFSAARIEEEVVVTPEGPRILTLFPAQDLVVANPY from the coding sequence ATGGGACCGTCAGCTCCGGCCGCCGCACCCATGGCCGCCCCCGGTCACATGGGCGTCGACTACGAGCAGCGCGTCGACTTCGACAGGCTGCGGAAGTACCGCCTCTCTCGGGCGAAGGCCTCCCTGGAGGCCAGCGAGTGCGGTGCCTTCCTGCTCTTCGACTTCTACAACATCCGGTACACCACCCAGACCTGGATCGGTGGTGCCCTCGGCGACAAGATGACGCGCTACGCGCTGCTCACCCGGGACGGCGAGCCGATCCTCTGGGACTTCGGCTCGGCCGCACGGCACCACCGCCTCTACTCGCCCTGGCTGGAACCGACCAACTGCCATGCCGGCATGCTCGGGCTCCGCGGCGCCATCGCCCCCACCGCCGGCCTCATGGAGCAGGCGGTGCGGCAGATCAAGGGCCTGCTCGAGGACGCCGGAGTCGCGGACGCCCCGGTCGGCGTCGACATCGTGGAGCCGCCGTTCCTCTTCGAGATGCAACGGCAAGGGCTCACCGTGGTCGACGCCCAGCAGCTCATGCTCGACGCGCGGCAGATCAAGTCCCCCGACGAGATCATGCTGCTGACCCAGGCCGCCGCGATGGTCGACGGCGTCTACCAGGACATCGTGGAGGTCCTCAAGCCCGGGATCCGGGAGAACGAGATCGTCGCTCTGGCCAACAAGCGGCTCTACGAGATGGGGTCCGACCAGGTCGAGGCGATCAACGCCGTCTCGGGTGAGCGGTGCAACCCTCACCCGCACAACTTCTCCGACCGCCTGATCCGGCCAGGCGACCAGGCCTTCTTCGACATCATCCACTCGTTCAACGGCTACCGCACCTGCTACTACCGCACATTCAGCGTGGGCAGTGCGACCCCGAGCCAGCGTGACGCCTACACCAAGGCCCGGGAGTGGATGGACGCCTCGATCAACATGATCAAGCCAGGTGTCGGCACCGACGAGGTGGCGGCGGTGTGGCCGAAGGCGGAGGAGTTCGGGTTCGAGAACGAGATGGCAGCTTTCGGCCTCCAGTTCGGCCACGGGCTGGGCCTCGGCCTCCACGAGCGTCCGATCATCTCCCGGCTCAACAGCATGAAGGAGCCGATCGAGCTTCAGCCCGGCATGGTGTTCGCGCTGGAGACCTACTGCCCGGCCAGCGACGGCTTCTCGGCGGCGCGGATCGAGGAGGAGGTTGTGGTGACGCCGGAGGGGCCTCGGATCCTCACCCTCTTCCCGGCCCAGGACCTCGTGGTCGCCAACCCGTACTGA
- a CDS encoding NAD-dependent succinate-semialdehyde dehydrogenase: MPETTSAPSPLRVADLLTDLYVGGKAVPAADGGRFDVVDPATGSVITTVADGTVQDAIAAVDAAEQAAAEWAATPPRQRAEILRRAFELMTAQADDLARLITLENGKALADAHGEVAYAAEFFRWYSEEAVRATGEVVTAPSGTNKILVLQQPVGICVLVTPWNFPAAMATRKIGPALAAGCTMVLKPASDTPLTALAMARILQDAGVPAGVVNVLPARRSGAVVSAMLHDPRVRKLSFTGSTEVGRILLREAADQVINCSMELGGNAPFLVFADADLDAAVDGAMVAKMRNAGEACTAANRFYVEASIADEFSRRLAERMKALRVGPGLDETNQVGPLVNDDTAAKVEELVRGAVDAGAKAVVGGRRPEREGFYYEPTVLLDVTPDSPILKEEIFGPVAPIVTFEDEAEAIRQANTTEYGLVSYVFTGDLARGLRVSEALDSGMVGLNRGLVSDPAAPFGGTKQSGVGREGGHHGMLDYLEAKYIAVQW; the protein is encoded by the coding sequence ATGCCCGAGACGACCTCTGCCCCCAGTCCTCTCCGGGTTGCCGACCTGCTCACCGACCTGTACGTCGGTGGCAAGGCGGTGCCCGCCGCCGACGGCGGTCGCTTCGACGTGGTCGACCCGGCGACCGGCTCGGTGATCACCACCGTCGCAGACGGCACCGTCCAGGACGCGATCGCTGCCGTGGACGCAGCCGAACAGGCGGCGGCGGAGTGGGCGGCGACCCCCCCGCGTCAGCGCGCCGAGATTCTCCGCCGGGCGTTCGAGCTGATGACCGCGCAGGCCGACGACCTGGCCAGGCTGATCACGCTCGAGAACGGGAAGGCGCTGGCCGACGCCCACGGGGAGGTGGCCTATGCCGCCGAGTTCTTCCGCTGGTACTCGGAGGAGGCGGTCCGGGCAACCGGCGAGGTGGTGACGGCCCCCTCTGGGACGAACAAGATTCTGGTGTTGCAGCAGCCGGTCGGCATCTGCGTACTCGTCACCCCGTGGAACTTCCCGGCCGCCATGGCGACCCGGAAGATCGGTCCCGCACTGGCGGCCGGGTGCACCATGGTGCTCAAGCCCGCGAGCGACACGCCGCTGACCGCGCTCGCCATGGCCCGCATCCTGCAGGACGCCGGCGTGCCAGCAGGGGTCGTCAACGTCCTGCCCGCCCGTCGTTCGGGTGCCGTCGTCTCGGCGATGCTGCACGACCCGCGGGTCCGCAAGCTGTCGTTCACCGGCAGCACCGAGGTGGGCAGGATCCTGCTGCGCGAGGCCGCGGACCAGGTGATCAACTGCTCCATGGAGCTGGGCGGCAACGCCCCGTTCCTCGTGTTCGCCGACGCCGACCTGGATGCCGCTGTCGACGGCGCCATGGTCGCGAAGATGCGCAACGCCGGTGAGGCGTGCACGGCCGCAAACCGGTTCTACGTCGAGGCCTCCATCGCCGACGAGTTCAGCAGGCGGCTCGCGGAGCGGATGAAGGCGCTCCGCGTCGGGCCCGGGCTGGACGAAACCAACCAGGTGGGCCCGCTGGTCAACGACGACACCGCCGCCAAGGTCGAGGAGCTGGTTCGGGGCGCGGTCGACGCGGGCGCGAAGGCCGTGGTCGGTGGCCGGCGTCCAGAGCGCGAGGGCTTCTACTACGAGCCCACCGTGCTGCTCGACGTCACCCCGGACTCACCGATCCTGAAGGAGGAGATCTTCGGGCCGGTGGCGCCGATCGTGACGTTCGAGGACGAGGCCGAGGCGATCCGGCAGGCCAACACCACCGAGTACGGACTGGTGTCGTACGTGTTCACCGGCGACCTGGCGCGCGGCCTGCGGGTCAGCGAGGCGCTGGACTCCGGCATGGTCGGCCTCAACCGTGGCCTGGTCAGCGACCCGGCCGCCCCGTTCGGCGGCACCAAGCAGAGCGGCGTGGGCCGGGAGGGCGGCCACCACGGGATGCTGGACT